A DNA window from Bacillus andreraoultii contains the following coding sequences:
- the pepV gene encoding dipeptidase PepV, with amino-acid sequence MSQVRWMEEVIKRKSDFIRDLQGLLQIKSVLDEEHATADAPLGPGIKEALQFMLELGNKDGFTTKNVDNLAGHLEMGQGDELLGILGHLDVVPEGDGWSVDPYRAVIKDGKIYARGSSDDKGPTMAAYYAMKIVKELGLPLNKRVRLILGTDEESNWRCVDHYFNVEEMPTQGFVPDADFPIIYAEKGISDFDIVQPLETTRGEKEIELISFQSGRRYNMVPDYAEAHLKVKDGGKEIEQNFHEYLQSENIKGTVSVMNGEMVLTLVGVSAHGAEPKNGKNAGILLAKFLERVNVDEFGSKFIQTVSEFYRQSRGEVFDIQFSDEVSGELTINLGVMEYNKSTGGRIGCNMRYPVTFNIDLGKRKIETKLNKTGLQLMNFTDSKPMYVKEDDPLIQTLQKVYEEQTGEKAELLAIGGGTYARALKHGVAFGALFPGREDVMHQKDEYAYVDDLLKATAIYAQAIYELAKA; translated from the coding sequence ATGAGTCAAGTAAGATGGATGGAAGAAGTAATAAAAAGAAAATCTGACTTTATTCGTGATTTGCAAGGACTTTTACAAATTAAAAGTGTATTAGATGAAGAACATGCAACAGCGGATGCTCCACTAGGACCGGGAATAAAAGAGGCATTACAATTCATGCTTGAGCTTGGTAATAAAGATGGTTTTACTACCAAAAATGTTGACAATTTAGCTGGACATCTTGAAATGGGCCAGGGGGACGAGCTACTTGGAATTTTAGGTCATCTCGATGTCGTACCAGAGGGGGACGGTTGGAGTGTTGATCCATATCGTGCAGTAATTAAAGACGGGAAAATTTATGCTCGTGGATCAAGTGATGATAAAGGTCCAACAATGGCTGCCTATTATGCGATGAAAATTGTAAAAGAACTCGGTCTACCATTAAACAAAAGAGTTCGCTTAATTCTTGGAACGGATGAAGAAAGTAATTGGCGTTGTGTCGATCATTATTTTAACGTTGAAGAAATGCCGACACAAGGATTTGTTCCAGATGCAGATTTTCCAATTATTTATGCAGAGAAAGGAATTTCTGATTTTGACATTGTGCAACCACTTGAAACTACTAGGGGAGAAAAGGAGATTGAACTCATTTCTTTTCAATCTGGTCGGAGATATAATATGGTTCCTGATTATGCGGAAGCTCATCTAAAAGTTAAAGATGGTGGAAAAGAAATTGAGCAGAACTTTCATGAATATTTACAAAGTGAGAACATAAAAGGTACGGTATCTGTTATGAATGGCGAGATGGTACTTACATTAGTTGGGGTAAGTGCACATGGAGCTGAACCGAAAAATGGGAAAAACGCAGGTATCCTTTTAGCAAAATTTTTAGAAAGAGTAAATGTTGATGAATTTGGATCTAAGTTTATTCAAACTGTTTCCGAATTCTATCGTCAGTCTCGTGGTGAAGTATTTGATATCCAATTTTCGGATGAGGTTTCTGGGGAACTTACAATCAACCTCGGTGTAATGGAATACAATAAATCAACTGGAGGAAGAATTGGATGTAATATGCGGTATCCAGTTACTTTTAACATTGATTTAGGAAAAAGAAAAATTGAAACAAAATTAAACAAAACGGGCCTTCAATTAATGAATTTTACAGATTCGAAACCGATGTATGTTAAAGAAGACGACCCACTCATTCAAACATTACAAAAGGTATATGAAGAACAAACTGGTGAAAAAGCAGAGCTCCTTGCGATTGGCGGCGGTACATATGCAAGAGCACTAAAACATGGAGTTGCGTTTGGTGCTTTATTCCCAGGAAGAGAAGATGTCATGCATCAAAAAGACGAGTACGCTTATGTAGACGATTTACTAAAAGCCACCGCTATTTATGCACAAGCGATTTATGAATTAGCAAAGGCGTAA
- a CDS encoding ABC transporter permease has translation MINIIKTKFCLLFRKPLLFLGMIAMSVLFAYFLGNAQYTKVMIPVYSHINDIEKTTLWKDLSSSEIFEFTRVSESTARQKVREGDVGAAVELLNDNYKMIIAENTSDIPLLQNYLQSIYADRLIENNIEKQLQGENHKIEQIKQELKSIEKEPLFKVDVLTFRGNNSIIIDNQLQTLFGSALFFVIFTIAFNVLHILQEKSQGVWDRMILSPLRKWQIYTGNLFYSFLVGYLQVVLLFFVFRFVVGVNFYGGFSKTLIILIPYTFVIVSLAMFLVSVVKNVQHFNAIIPLVSVSMAMIGGAFWPLEIVSSKVLLKISEFIPITYGMEALKGATIYGASYGELMQPMSILLLMGVVLIGIGIHVMERK, from the coding sequence ATGATTAATATAATAAAAACAAAATTTTGTTTGCTGTTTCGTAAGCCACTCCTTTTTCTTGGAATGATCGCAATGAGTGTACTTTTTGCTTACTTTTTAGGGAATGCTCAATATACAAAAGTGATGATTCCTGTTTATTCACATATAAACGATATAGAAAAGACGACATTGTGGAAAGACCTGTCAAGTTCTGAAATTTTCGAGTTTACACGAGTTTCCGAGAGTACGGCGAGGCAGAAGGTTCGTGAGGGGGATGTAGGTGCGGCAGTTGAGTTATTGAACGATAATTATAAAATGATTATTGCGGAAAATACATCGGATATCCCACTCTTGCAAAATTATCTTCAATCTATATACGCCGATCGATTAATAGAAAATAATATCGAAAAACAGTTGCAAGGGGAGAATCACAAGATTGAACAAATAAAACAAGAATTGAAGAGTATTGAGAAGGAACCTTTGTTTAAAGTTGATGTTCTTACCTTTCGTGGTAATAACTCGATTATTATAGATAATCAGTTACAAACATTATTTGGTTCAGCTTTATTTTTTGTTATTTTTACGATTGCCTTTAATGTTCTTCATATTTTACAAGAAAAAAGCCAAGGTGTATGGGATCGAATGATTTTGTCACCGTTAAGAAAATGGCAAATCTATACGGGAAATTTATTCTATAGTTTTCTCGTCGGCTATCTTCAAGTTGTCCTATTGTTTTTCGTATTTCGCTTTGTTGTAGGTGTTAACTTTTACGGTGGATTTAGTAAAACATTAATTATTTTAATTCCATATACGTTTGTCATCGTTTCATTAGCGATGTTTCTTGTTAGTGTTGTGAAGAACGTGCAACACTTTAATGCAATCATCCCACTAGTCTCAGTTAGTATGGCTATGATTGGAGGGGCTTTTTGGCCATTAGAAATTGTGTCTTCAAAAGTTTTACTAAAAATCTCTGAATTTATTCCGATTACGTATGGAATGGAGGCATTAAAAGGGGCAACAATTTATGGGGCATCATATGGAGAGTTAATGCAACCGATGAGTATTTTATTGTTAATGGGTGTTGTCCTTATTGGGATAGGTATTCATGTGATGGAACGAAAATAA
- a CDS encoding ABC transporter ATP-binding protein, protein MSNIIEVHQLTKSYFNKKALDNIDLTIETGRVVGILGPNGSGKTTFIKILSGLLRQSSGDVFIDGKKVGVETKSIVSYLPDRNFLYNWMRIRDAGRFYKDFYFDFDENKFNELLNFMNLDKDMRITSLSKGMHEKLNLSLVLSRNAKLYILDEPIAGVDPVARDQILDAIINNYSKDHTLLITTHLVRDMESMLDDVVFIKNGQLILSGNAEMLREEKRMQIEDIYKETFGER, encoded by the coding sequence ATGAGTAATATAATAGAAGTTCATCAATTGACAAAGAGTTATTTTAATAAAAAAGCATTAGATAATATTGATTTAACGATTGAAACGGGAAGGGTAGTTGGTATTCTAGGTCCGAATGGAAGCGGAAAGACAACATTTATAAAAATTTTATCAGGTTTATTACGTCAATCAAGTGGTGATGTTTTTATTGATGGTAAAAAAGTTGGTGTCGAAACGAAATCGATTGTTTCTTATTTGCCAGACCGTAACTTTTTATATAATTGGATGCGGATTCGTGATGCGGGTAGATTTTATAAAGACTTTTACTTTGATTTTGATGAGAATAAATTTAATGAGCTACTAAACTTTATGAATTTAGATAAAGATATGAGGATTACAAGCTTATCTAAAGGCATGCATGAAAAACTGAATTTATCACTCGTCCTCTCAAGAAATGCAAAATTGTATATTTTAGATGAACCGATTGCTGGGGTTGACCCTGTGGCAAGAGATCAAATTTTAGACGCAATTATTAATAACTATAGTAAAGATCATACACTTCTTATTACAACCCATCTTGTCCGCGACATGGAGAGTATGTTAGATGATGTCGTCTTTATTAAGAATGGTCAACTTATTTTATCTGGAAATGCAGAAATGTTACGTGAGGAAAAAAGAATGCAAATAGAAGATATTTATAAAGAAACTTTTGGTGAGAGGTGA
- a CDS encoding aromatic acid exporter family protein: MGFRTIKTAVGAGLAIWIADLAQLQFSTFAAIIVIMCIEKTKKRSLAAILEKLFACLLALLLGGVFLEMFGYHPIVFSIFILLFVPLLVRAKIQGGFVTSMVVFLHLYALENVTVPIMLNEFYIILIGIGIAAILNSYMPSVKEHIRNYKKEIEQRFSTILYEFSAYLRNPERNWDGKEVIEVEDIITEAKNTALKESENHLIRKQYEDLFYLEMRENQLDLLKRMLPVVSSLGSQVKQTEIFAEFLEFLSQHVHSGDTTELSLQKLDECWKMIRETDLPQTREEFETRANLFYLMNEIENYLHIKRKLFNKAVSIG; encoded by the coding sequence ATGGGTTTTCGAACGATAAAAACAGCAGTAGGAGCAGGATTAGCTATATGGATAGCGGACCTCGCTCAATTACAATTTTCAACTTTCGCTGCCATTATCGTTATTATGTGTATAGAAAAAACAAAGAAAAGGTCACTTGCTGCAATTTTGGAAAAGTTATTTGCCTGTTTATTAGCATTACTTCTAGGTGGGGTGTTTTTAGAAATGTTCGGTTATCACCCGATAGTTTTTTCTATCTTTATTTTATTATTTGTTCCATTACTTGTACGAGCAAAGATTCAAGGTGGATTTGTAACGAGTATGGTCGTTTTCTTGCATCTATACGCACTTGAAAATGTAACTGTACCCATCATGCTAAATGAATTTTATATTATTCTTATCGGAATAGGAATTGCTGCAATATTAAATAGTTATATGCCAAGTGTAAAAGAACATATACGAAATTACAAAAAAGAAATTGAACAGAGATTTAGTACAATCTTATATGAGTTTTCTGCTTATTTAAGAAATCCTGAACGAAATTGGGATGGAAAAGAAGTAATTGAAGTAGAGGATATCATTACGGAAGCAAAAAACACTGCATTAAAAGAGAGTGAAAACCATTTAATTCGGAAACAATATGAAGATTTATTTTACTTGGAAATGCGGGAAAATCAACTTGATTTATTGAAAAGAATGCTTCCGGTAGTATCTTCGCTAGGTTCTCAAGTAAAACAGACGGAGATCTTTGCTGAGTTTCTAGAGTTCCTAAGTCAACATGTACATTCAGGAGATACTACAGAGCTTTCATTGCAGAAACTAGATGAATGTTGGAAAATGATTCGCGAAACGGATTTGCCGCAAACAAGAGAAGAATTTGAAACGAGGGCAAACTTATTTTACTTAATGAATGAAATTGAAAATTATTTACATATTAAAAGAAAACTATTTAACAAGGCTGTTAGCATAGGATGA
- a CDS encoding membrane protein: protein MLKLMKYEIKGTFKYIIGIMALVLLLITGIYMYVTKGSEPSGFGVLFIVLSILVIFGAGLSTFLYIVGSFKKELYEDRGYLTFTLPLTGNQIIGAKLIVATMWFILLGTVIGLYNVLMVYVTNRGNIDLSTIFLYLSETIRVQEYIVGAIGGIFSIVILLMIIYFSMALSRVTFRNKRIGGLWFVIFLILSGILLYGQVVVADLFPYYINWRSFEVGTMETFFNMNPTIDITSGFNVQVDPMIMMTNIATTIYNIVTFVALYLGTSYIIEKKIDV from the coding sequence ATGTTAAAACTAATGAAATATGAAATTAAAGGGACGTTTAAATATATCATAGGGATTATGGCTCTAGTTTTATTGTTGATTACAGGCATTTATATGTATGTAACGAAGGGGAGTGAACCTTCTGGATTTGGTGTGCTCTTCATTGTCTTATCTATCCTCGTTATTTTTGGTGCCGGTCTGTCTACATTTTTATATATTGTTGGTTCTTTTAAAAAAGAATTATATGAAGATCGGGGCTATTTAACATTTACTTTACCTCTAACCGGAAATCAAATTATCGGGGCAAAATTAATCGTTGCTACGATGTGGTTTATTCTTTTAGGTACAGTTATCGGATTATATAATGTATTGATGGTTTATGTTACGAATCGTGGTAACATCGATTTGTCCACCATATTTCTCTATTTATCTGAAACGATCCGAGTTCAAGAATACATTGTTGGTGCAATTGGTGGCATTTTTAGTATCGTTATTTTACTCATGATAATTTACTTTTCGATGGCACTTAGTCGAGTAACATTTAGAAACAAGCGAATTGGTGGCCTATGGTTCGTTATCTTTCTTATATTAAGTGGAATTTTGTTGTATGGCCAAGTAGTAGTAGCAGATTTATTTCCGTATTATATCAATTGGAGATCTTTTGAAGTGGGAACGATGGAAACTTTCTTTAACATGAACCCAACGATTGATATAACTAGTGGGTTCAATGTTCAAGTCGACCCTATGATTATGATGACAAATATTGCCACTACTATTTATAATATCGTTACTTTTGTCGCCCTTTATTTAGGGACGAGTTACATTATCGAAAAGAAAATTGATGTATAA
- a CDS encoding GntR family transcriptional regulator has product MEFNSNLPIYIQIMNLIKTKIASGELNGGDKLPSVREFSKEMKVNPNTIQRVYQELEREELVFTQRGMGTFVTENKDTIKGLKKGRATELMNLFFGEMSNLGFTIEEIKGMIMEWVEKEECK; this is encoded by the coding sequence ATGGAATTTAATAGCAATTTACCCATTTATATACAAATTATGAATTTAATCAAGACAAAAATTGCGTCCGGTGAGTTAAATGGAGGTGATAAATTGCCATCTGTACGTGAATTTTCAAAAGAAATGAAAGTAAATCCAAATACGATTCAAAGGGTGTATCAAGAGTTAGAACGGGAAGAACTTGTTTTCACCCAAAGAGGAATGGGGACGTTTGTTACCGAAAATAAGGATACGATTAAAGGGTTAAAAAAAGGTCGGGCAACAGAGTTAATGAACTTATTCTTTGGTGAAATGAGTAACTTAGGATTTACAATTGAAGAAATTAAAGGAATGATTATGGAATGGGTCGAGAAGGAGGAGTGCAAATGA